In Trueperaceae bacterium, a single window of DNA contains:
- the modA gene encoding molybdate ABC transporter substrate-binding protein: protein MPHARPLVAVALTLALAAGPPAAAQALLVSAASSLTEAMERIAVAFEAAHPGVRVDLNLAGSSTLAAQVLQGAPADVFASANEAQMNVVDDAGLLAAEPTVFARNALVAVAPADAPLPDLGALAAPGTLVVLAAPEVPVGAYARTALEALNDVRGDGFEAAVLANVVSEEPNVRQVAAKVALGEADAAIVYATDAAAVDGLAATEIPAAANVDARYPAAPLAGSDHPDLAAAFVAFLHSDVAQALLRERGFRAP from the coding sequence ATGCCGCACGCCCGCCCGCTCGTCGCCGTCGCCCTCACGCTCGCGCTCGCCGCCGGCCCGCCGGCCGCGGCGCAGGCGTTGCTCGTGTCCGCCGCCTCCAGCCTCACCGAGGCGATGGAGCGCATCGCGGTCGCCTTCGAGGCGGCGCACCCGGGGGTCCGCGTCGACCTCAACCTGGCGGGCTCGTCCACCCTCGCCGCGCAGGTCCTGCAGGGCGCCCCCGCCGACGTCTTCGCCAGCGCGAACGAAGCGCAGATGAACGTCGTCGACGACGCCGGCCTCCTCGCCGCCGAACCGACGGTCTTCGCCCGCAACGCCCTCGTCGCCGTCGCCCCCGCCGACGCGCCCCTGCCCGACCTCGGGGCGCTCGCGGCGCCGGGCACCCTCGTGGTCCTCGCCGCGCCGGAGGTGCCGGTCGGGGCGTACGCCCGCACCGCCCTCGAGGCGCTGAACGACGTGCGCGGCGACGGCTTCGAAGCGGCCGTCCTCGCCAACGTCGTCAGCGAGGAACCCAACGTCCGGCAGGTCGCCGCGAAGGTCGCGCTCGGCGAGGCGGACGCCGCGATCGTGTACGCCACCGACGCCGCCGCCGTCGACGGGCTCGCGGCGACCGAGATCCCCGCCGCCGCCAACGTCGACGCCCGCTACCCCGCCGCCCCGCTCGCCGGCAGCGACCACCCCGACCTGGCCGCGGCCTTCGTCGCCTTCCTGCACTCCGACGTCGCGCAGGCGCTCCTCCGCGAGCGGGGGTTCCGCGCCCCGTGA
- a CDS encoding UDP-glucose--hexose-1-phosphate uridylyltransferase yields the protein MSTPFDPTDHPHRRIDPLSGGSVLVSPHRTKRPWQGKQETPAPADRPAYDPTCYLCPGNERKGGDRNPDYDGTFTFTNDFAALRPDVPDPGPDGDPLLARSGVRGTSQVICFSPRHDLTLAEFDHAGLAQVVALWVERTEALGRDWRWVQIFENKGEAMGASNPHPHGQIWALDALPTLPAAEDVHQRAWLDDHGEPLLVRYAELERARGERVVSATEHWVAVVPWWATWPFELLILPRRHVLRLPDLTAVERDDLATLLGRVLPTLDRLFDTPFPYSMGWHGAPTGPGFRIEDEHAVHDHWQLHAHVYPPLLRSATVRKFMVGFEMLGEAQRDLTPEQAAERLRAVAP from the coding sequence ATGTCGACCCCGTTCGACCCGACCGATCACCCCCACCGCCGCATCGACCCGCTGTCGGGCGGCTCGGTGCTGGTGAGTCCCCACCGGACGAAACGCCCGTGGCAGGGCAAGCAGGAGACGCCGGCGCCGGCCGACCGGCCGGCGTACGACCCGACCTGTTACCTGTGCCCCGGCAACGAGCGCAAAGGGGGGGACCGCAACCCGGACTACGACGGTACGTTCACGTTCACGAACGACTTCGCGGCGCTGCGGCCCGACGTGCCGGACCCCGGGCCGGACGGGGATCCGTTGCTGGCGCGCTCGGGCGTGCGCGGCACCAGTCAGGTGATCTGTTTCTCGCCGCGGCACGACCTCACGCTCGCCGAGTTCGACCACGCCGGGCTCGCGCAGGTCGTGGCGTTGTGGGTGGAGCGCACCGAGGCGTTGGGGCGCGACTGGCGGTGGGTGCAGATCTTCGAGAACAAGGGCGAAGCGATGGGGGCCAGCAACCCCCATCCGCACGGCCAGATTTGGGCGCTGGACGCGCTGCCGACGCTGCCGGCGGCGGAGGACGTGCACCAGCGGGCGTGGCTGGACGATCACGGCGAACCTCTGTTGGTGCGCTACGCCGAGCTCGAGCGGGCGCGGGGCGAGCGGGTGGTGAGCGCCACGGAGCACTGGGTCGCGGTGGTGCCCTGGTGGGCGACGTGGCCGTTCGAACTGCTGATCCTCCCGCGCCGGCACGTCCTGCGCCTCCCCGACCTGACCGCGGTGGAGCGCGACGACCTGGCGACGCTCTTGGGGCGGGTGCTGCCGACGTTGGACCGGCTGTTCGACACGCCGTTCCCGTACTCGATGGGGTGGCACGGCGCGCCGACCGGGCCGGGCTTCCGCATCGAGGACGAGCACGCGGTGCACGACCACTGGCAGCTGCACGCACACGTCTACCCGCCGCTCCTGCGCAGCGCGACGGTGCGGAAGTTCATGGTCGGCTTCGAGATGCTCGGGGAGGCGCAGCGCGACCTGACGCCGGAGCAGGCGGCGGAGCGGCTGCGGGCGGTCGCGCCGTGA
- a CDS encoding TrkA family potassium uptake protein: MKKSVLVIGAGRFGVALATTLTEGGHEVVVLDRDEAALKPLMDDVAHAAVGDGSDVATLRELGASNFDVVVVAVASDFESGVLCTVAARSADAKRLVAKATTAAAARVLAAVGADEVVRPEHDLGVRLAHQIATPSIVDAFQLGPDHEVVEVEVDDASPLQGPLADLRLPTRLGVQIIAVTRGGALRVNPGADFAVRPGDRLVAIGATDAIQALQKEIAG, from the coding sequence GTGAAGAAATCGGTGTTGGTGATCGGGGCCGGACGGTTCGGCGTGGCGCTCGCGACGACGTTGACCGAGGGCGGCCACGAGGTGGTGGTCCTCGACCGCGACGAGGCGGCCCTCAAGCCGCTCATGGACGACGTCGCGCACGCCGCGGTCGGGGACGGCAGCGACGTCGCGACGTTGCGCGAGCTCGGCGCGTCGAACTTCGACGTCGTCGTCGTCGCCGTCGCCAGCGACTTCGAGTCGGGCGTGTTGTGCACCGTCGCCGCGCGCAGCGCGGACGCGAAGCGCCTCGTCGCCAAGGCCACGACCGCGGCGGCCGCCCGCGTCCTCGCCGCCGTCGGGGCGGACGAGGTGGTGCGTCCCGAGCACGACCTCGGGGTGCGCCTCGCGCACCAGATCGCGACGCCTAGCATCGTCGACGCCTTCCAGCTCGGGCCCGACCACGAGGTCGTCGAGGTGGAGGTCGACGACGCCTCGCCGCTCCAGGGGCCCCTGGCCGACCTGCGCCTCCCCACCCGGTTGGGGGTGCAGATCATCGCGGTGACCCGCGGGGGGGCGCTCCGCGTGAACCCCGGCGCGGACTTCGCGGTGCGGCCCGGCGACCGCCTGGTGGCGATCGGCGCGACCGACGCGATTCAGGCGCTGCAGAAGGAGATCGCCGGGTGA
- a CDS encoding potassium transporter TrkG, producing the protein MLRRRPRPATPRRPLRPARRIFAAFLGASVVGTALLAWPALHAPGVHVSFVDAAFTAVSAVTVTGLTPVPVAAFNPGGQVAILALIQVGGLGIVTLGVLGAVLLGARVGVEERLRLAAERGALHVGGVVRLARRVAAITFALEALLAVGLWAAYLPRFGPADAAWQALFHAVSAVNNAGFSTDATSLAGGLGGALPLALIAVGFVAGGLGHPVLVEGAQRLRGARRRLGLHARVVLVTSAALLAFGGLGVAVLEWTNPATLGAHPPHARLGLAAFQGATPRTAGFTAVDPADLRPATQAWTMLLMFVGGGPGSAAGGIKTTTAFVLVGSAWSLARGRGALQAFGRRVSDALLIRAFVVAFLAASLLGAAVTALLWLEPDVAPLALAFEATSAFGTVGLSVGATEVVSAPAKAVLMALMLIGRIGPLTLALALVEAPRTRRVRRPTEDVIIG; encoded by the coding sequence GTGCTCCGCCGTCGCCCCCGGCCCGCCACGCCCAGGCGTCCGCTCCGCCCCGCCCGCCGCATCTTCGCGGCGTTCCTCGGCGCGAGCGTCGTCGGGACGGCCCTCCTCGCCTGGCCCGCCCTGCACGCCCCCGGCGTCCACGTGTCCTTCGTCGACGCGGCGTTCACCGCCGTCAGCGCCGTGACCGTCACCGGCCTCACGCCCGTCCCCGTCGCGGCCTTCAACCCAGGGGGGCAGGTCGCGATCCTCGCGCTGATCCAGGTCGGGGGGCTCGGCATCGTCACGCTCGGCGTGCTCGGCGCGGTCCTGCTCGGCGCGCGGGTCGGCGTCGAGGAGCGCCTGCGGTTGGCGGCGGAGCGCGGCGCCCTCCACGTCGGCGGGGTCGTGCGGCTCGCGCGGCGCGTCGCGGCGATCACGTTCGCGCTCGAGGCGCTCCTCGCGGTCGGGCTGTGGGCGGCCTACCTGCCCCGCTTCGGGCCTGCCGACGCCGCCTGGCAGGCGCTCTTCCACGCCGTGAGCGCCGTCAACAACGCCGGCTTCTCGACCGACGCGACCAGCCTCGCCGGCGGGCTCGGGGGGGCGCTGCCGCTGGCGCTGATCGCGGTCGGCTTCGTCGCCGGCGGCCTCGGGCACCCCGTCCTCGTCGAGGGGGCCCAGCGCCTCCGCGGCGCCCGCCGCCGACTGGGCCTGCACGCCCGCGTCGTGCTCGTCACCAGCGCCGCGCTGCTGGCGTTCGGGGGGCTCGGCGTCGCGGTCCTCGAGTGGACGAACCCCGCGACCCTCGGGGCGCACCCCCCGCACGCCCGGCTCGGCCTGGCGGCGTTCCAGGGGGCGACCCCCCGGACCGCCGGCTTCACCGCCGTCGATCCGGCCGACCTGCGTCCCGCGACGCAGGCGTGGACGATGCTGCTGATGTTCGTCGGCGGCGGTCCCGGATCGGCGGCGGGGGGCATCAAGACCACGACCGCGTTCGTGCTGGTCGGCAGCGCCTGGTCGCTGGCGCGGGGGCGGGGGGCGCTGCAGGCGTTCGGGCGGCGCGTGTCCGACGCGCTGTTGATCCGCGCCTTCGTCGTCGCCTTCCTCGCCGCCAGCCTGCTCGGGGCGGCGGTCACCGCCCTGCTGTGGCTCGAGCCCGACGTCGCCCCGCTCGCGCTGGCCTTCGAGGCGACGTCGGCGTTCGGGACGGTCGGGCTCAGCGTCGGGGCGACCGAGGTGGTGTCCGCCCCCGCGAAAGCGGTATTGATGGCCCTGATGCTGATCGGTCGCATCGGGCCCCTCACCCTCGCCCTCGCCCTCGTCGAAGCGCCGCGCACCCGGCGGGTCCGGCGCCCGACCGAGGACGTGATCATCGGGTGA